In one window of Streptomyces roseofulvus DNA:
- a CDS encoding carbon-nitrogen hydrolase family protein — translation MPALRTALLQSSGRLGDVTANLRILDEAAARAAAAGADVLLAPELFLTGYAIGADIARLAEPSDGPSARAVAEIAARHGLAVGYGYPERDTERHGVIYNAAALFGADGAALAHYRKTHLFGDFELKWFTPGDQPLVQARIGDLTVGLMICYDVEFPENVRAQALAGTDLLLVPTALMHPAEIVPESVVPVRAFENQLYIAYANRAGAEGDFEFVGLSVLAGPDGTARARAGRGEDLVIGDVDTGFLAASRAENPYLRDRRPGLYGSLV, via the coding sequence ATGCCCGCGTTGCGCACCGCCCTGCTCCAGAGCTCCGGCCGGCTCGGTGACGTGACCGCCAATCTGCGGATCCTCGACGAGGCCGCCGCCCGGGCCGCGGCCGCCGGCGCGGACGTGCTGCTGGCCCCCGAGCTCTTCCTCACCGGCTACGCCATCGGCGCCGACATCGCCCGCCTGGCCGAGCCGTCCGACGGTCCCTCCGCCCGCGCGGTCGCGGAGATCGCCGCCCGCCACGGCCTCGCCGTCGGCTACGGCTACCCGGAGCGGGACACCGAGCGGCACGGCGTGATCTACAACGCCGCCGCCCTCTTCGGCGCCGACGGCGCCGCCCTCGCGCACTACCGGAAGACCCACCTCTTCGGCGACTTCGAGCTGAAGTGGTTCACCCCCGGCGACCAGCCGCTCGTCCAGGCCCGCATCGGTGACCTCACCGTCGGCCTGATGATCTGCTACGACGTCGAGTTCCCGGAGAACGTCCGGGCGCAGGCCCTGGCCGGCACGGACCTCCTCCTCGTGCCGACCGCGCTGATGCACCCCGCCGAGATCGTCCCCGAGTCGGTGGTCCCGGTGCGCGCCTTCGAGAACCAGCTCTACATCGCGTACGCCAACCGCGCCGGCGCCGAGGGCGACTTCGAGTTCGTCGGCCTCTCGGTGCTGGCCGGCCCCGACGGGACCGCCCGGGCCCGCGCGGGCCGGGGCGAGGACCTGGTGATCGGCGACGTGGACACCGGCTTCCTGGCGGCCTCCCGCGCGGAGAACCCGTACCTCCGCGACCGCAGGCCGGGCCTGTACGGCTCCCTCGTCTGA
- a CDS encoding Repetin translates to MHPRTKIAAVAVALLVGAGATGAATAAPTREGGAPREAAALTGAAWLDRAPATGEKVHFSFDAHLAWADRDDPRAATGTFRYSHAVGKREFTALVRVDCLATGGPVATVTGIVEETNVPDLRDKRVGVSVYDDGKRDRLGYSWLASTPQTDEVPPCNAAAPHEKVVRGGGDFRVLPWIYDGMAR, encoded by the coding sequence ATGCACCCTCGTACGAAGATCGCCGCCGTCGCCGTCGCCCTGCTGGTCGGGGCCGGGGCGACGGGCGCCGCCACCGCCGCACCGACGCGGGAGGGCGGGGCGCCGCGCGAGGCGGCCGCGCTGACCGGAGCGGCCTGGCTGGACCGCGCCCCGGCCACCGGCGAGAAGGTGCACTTCTCCTTCGACGCCCACCTGGCCTGGGCCGACCGCGACGACCCGAGGGCCGCCACCGGCACCTTCCGGTACAGCCACGCCGTGGGGAAGCGGGAGTTCACCGCCCTGGTGCGGGTCGACTGCCTCGCCACCGGCGGCCCGGTGGCGACCGTCACCGGGATCGTCGAGGAGACGAACGTGCCGGACCTGCGGGACAAGCGGGTCGGGGTGTCGGTGTACGACGACGGGAAGCGCGACCGGCTGGGCTACAGCTGGCTCGCCTCCACGCCGCAGACGGACGAGGTGCCGCCCTGCAACGCGGCCGCCCCGCACGAGAAGGTCGTACGGGGCGGCGGGGACTTCCGGGTGCTGCCGTGGATCTACGACGGCATGGCCCGGTAG
- a CDS encoding Lrp/AsnC family transcriptional regulator yields the protein MRLNDLDERIVHALAEDARRSYADIGSLVGLSAPAVKRRVDRLRAEGAITGFTVRVDPAALGWETEGFVEIYCRHNTSPDDIRRGLERYPEVVSASTVTGDADAVVQVFASDMRHFERVLERIAGEPFVERTKSVLVLSPLLRRFSSGSPA from the coding sequence GTGCGACTCAACGACCTCGACGAACGCATCGTCCACGCCCTCGCGGAGGACGCCCGCCGCAGCTACGCCGACATCGGCTCGCTCGTCGGACTCTCCGCCCCCGCCGTGAAGCGGCGTGTGGACCGGCTCCGGGCCGAGGGCGCCATCACCGGCTTCACCGTCCGGGTGGACCCGGCGGCGCTCGGCTGGGAGACGGAGGGCTTCGTCGAGATCTACTGCCGCCACAACACCTCGCCGGACGACATCCGGCGGGGTCTGGAGCGGTACCCCGAGGTGGTGTCCGCGTCGACCGTCACCGGCGACGCGGACGCCGTCGTCCAGGTCTTCGCCTCCGACATGCGCCACTTCGAGCGCGTCCTGGAGCGGATCGCGGGCGAGCCCTTCGTGGAGCGCACCAAGTCCGTCCTGGTGCTCTCGCCGCTGCTGCGGCGCTTCTCCTCCGGATCGCCCGCCTGA
- a CDS encoding amino acid permease, whose translation MLDHGAAPPVVDTTAPKTSGLSALTRRKPVEALVAEGGQGEGGSLRRSLTMWQLTMISIGATLGTGIFVVLGEATPLAGPAVAISFVIAGLTALFSALSYAELAGSIPVSGSSYSYAYATMGELIAWICGWCLVLEYGVSVSAVAVGWGEYLNELLDGTLGVTIPEVVSAPLGEGGFVNLPALVVVLLAMVFLMGGAKESARVNTIMVVVKIVTLLLFIGIGFLGIKAGNYAPLAPLGVTGISAAAATLFFSYIGFDAASTAGEEAKNPKRDLPRAIMLSLVIVTVLYCLVALVAVGAMPWQDFEGTEAALAQIMKDVTGQSFWGVVLAAGAVVAIASVVFAVLYGQTRILFAMSRDGLVPKVFAKVDPKTGAPRANVVIVSLFCGVLAAFIPLGELANATSIGTLFAFALVNVAVIILRYTRPEMKRTFKVMLFPVTPILGFLFCAYNMYSLPAITWLWFGGWMIAGLVFYFLYGMRRSRLATARALAEAPAEK comes from the coding sequence GTGCTGGATCACGGCGCAGCCCCGCCGGTCGTCGACACGACCGCGCCCAAGACCTCCGGGCTCTCCGCCCTCACCCGCCGCAAGCCGGTGGAAGCGCTGGTCGCAGAGGGTGGCCAGGGCGAGGGCGGCAGCCTCCGCCGCTCGCTCACGATGTGGCAGCTGACGATGATCAGCATCGGTGCGACGCTCGGCACCGGCATCTTCGTCGTCCTCGGCGAGGCCACTCCGCTCGCCGGCCCCGCGGTGGCGATCTCCTTCGTCATCGCCGGCCTCACCGCCCTCTTCTCGGCGCTCTCCTACGCCGAGCTGGCCGGCTCCATCCCGGTCTCGGGCTCGTCCTACTCGTATGCGTACGCAACGATGGGTGAACTGATCGCCTGGATCTGCGGCTGGTGCCTGGTCCTGGAGTACGGCGTCTCGGTCTCCGCCGTGGCGGTCGGCTGGGGCGAGTACCTCAACGAGCTGCTCGACGGCACCCTCGGGGTGACCATCCCCGAGGTCGTCTCCGCGCCGCTCGGCGAGGGCGGCTTCGTCAACCTCCCCGCCCTCGTCGTGGTGCTGCTGGCCATGGTCTTCCTCATGGGCGGCGCCAAGGAGAGCGCCCGCGTCAACACGATCATGGTCGTGGTGAAGATCGTCACGCTGCTGCTCTTCATCGGCATCGGCTTCCTGGGCATCAAGGCGGGCAACTACGCCCCGCTCGCCCCGCTCGGCGTCACCGGCATCAGCGCCGCCGCGGCCACGCTGTTCTTCTCGTACATCGGCTTCGACGCCGCCTCCACGGCCGGCGAGGAGGCGAAGAACCCCAAGCGGGACCTGCCGCGCGCGATCATGCTCTCGCTGGTGATCGTCACCGTGCTGTACTGCCTCGTCGCCCTGGTCGCCGTCGGCGCCATGCCGTGGCAGGACTTCGAGGGCACCGAGGCGGCCCTCGCCCAGATCATGAAGGACGTCACCGGCCAGAGCTTCTGGGGCGTCGTGCTCGCGGCGGGCGCGGTCGTCGCCATCGCCAGCGTCGTCTTCGCGGTCCTCTACGGCCAGACCCGCATCCTCTTCGCGATGTCGCGCGACGGCCTCGTGCCCAAGGTCTTCGCGAAGGTCGACCCGAAGACCGGCGCGCCGCGCGCCAACGTCGTGATCGTCTCGCTCTTCTGCGGCGTCCTCGCCGCGTTCATCCCCCTGGGCGAACTGGCCAACGCGACCAGCATCGGCACGCTCTTCGCCTTCGCCCTGGTCAACGTGGCCGTCATCATCCTGCGCTACACCCGGCCCGAGATGAAGCGCACCTTCAAGGTGATGCTCTTCCCGGTCACGCCGATCCTCGGCTTCCTGTTCTGCGCCTACAACATGTACAGCCTCCCGGCGATCACCTGGCTGTGGTTCGGCGGCTGGATGATCGCGGGGCTCGTGTTCTACTTCCTGTACGGCATGCGCCGCTCCCGACTGGCCACGGCACGGGCCCTGGCCGAGGCACCCGCAGAGAAGTGA
- a CDS encoding GDSL-type esterase/lipase family protein produces the protein MEPEPFLRGTAWRDGDRPVRADPSDLQRLPWDIARRAELPIGVRLEFTAAPGTRAVRLRYRAATPDPGDALRALRHGFALWQGTRCLTEVFAEPAREGTVDIPLPPGGGTFTLHLPEAQAPVVRALRAVGGALSPAPRRPRWLVHGDSITEGWWATRPALSWPAVAGRLLGLDPVNLGYAGGARGELPLAEHLARLPGELITLAFGTNCWAAVPCSAPLLYETTRAFVALVRRGHPDTPLLLLSPVLRPAAEHTGNALGATLTELRAAMEAAVRDLAAAGDRRLAVLPGRDLLTPAHLADGLHPNDTGHALLGTAVARALRAEGFTP, from the coding sequence ATGGAGCCCGAACCCTTTCTGCGCGGCACGGCCTGGCGGGACGGCGACCGCCCGGTCCGGGCCGACCCGTCCGACCTGCAACGACTGCCCTGGGACATCGCCCGACGGGCCGAGCTGCCCATCGGGGTGCGCCTGGAGTTCACGGCCGCGCCCGGCACCCGGGCGGTGCGGCTGCGCTACCGGGCGGCCACCCCGGACCCCGGCGACGCCCTGCGCGCACTCCGGCACGGCTTCGCGCTCTGGCAGGGCACCCGGTGCCTGACGGAGGTGTTCGCGGAACCCGCCCGGGAGGGCACCGTGGACATCCCGCTCCCGCCCGGCGGCGGCACCTTCACGCTCCACCTGCCGGAGGCCCAGGCGCCCGTGGTGCGCGCTCTGCGGGCCGTCGGCGGCGCCCTCTCCCCCGCCCCGCGCCGCCCGCGCTGGCTGGTCCACGGCGACTCCATCACCGAGGGCTGGTGGGCGACCCGGCCGGCCCTCTCCTGGCCCGCGGTGGCCGGCCGGCTGCTCGGCCTGGACCCGGTGAACCTCGGGTACGCGGGCGGGGCCCGGGGCGAACTTCCGCTCGCCGAGCACCTCGCCCGCCTCCCGGGGGAGCTGATCACCCTGGCCTTCGGCACCAACTGCTGGGCGGCCGTGCCCTGTTCGGCGCCGCTGCTCTACGAGACCACCCGGGCGTTCGTCGCCCTGGTGCGCCGCGGGCACCCGGACACCCCGCTGCTGCTGCTCTCCCCCGTGCTGCGCCCGGCGGCGGAGCACACCGGCAACGCCCTGGGCGCGACGCTCACCGAGCTGCGGGCGGCCATGGAGGCGGCTGTACGGGACCTGGCCGCGGCGGGCGACCGCCGGCTGGCGGTCCTCCCGGGCCGCGACCTGCTGACCCCGGCCCACCTCGCGGACGGCCTCCACCCCAACGACACGGGCCACGCCCTCCTGGGCACGGCGGTGGCCCGCGCCCTGCGCGCGGAGGGCTTCACACCCTGA
- a CDS encoding GuaB1 family IMP dehydrogenase-related protein, protein MRFLNDVKPPYDLTYDDVFMVPSRSAVGSRQAVDLSAPDGTGTTIPLVVANMTAIAGRRMAETVARRGGLVVIPQDIPIEVVTEVISWVKDRHLVLDTPIVLEPHQTVADALALLPKRAHEAGVVVDEHRRPVGVVTDADLTGVDRFTQLSEVMSKDLLLLDADIDPREAFHTLDTANRRYAPAVDADGKLAGILTRKGALRATLYTPAVDANGRLRIAAAVGINGDVAGKAKQLLDAGVDTLVIDTAHGHQESMISAIKTVRALDPQVPIVAGNIVAAEGVKDLIEAGADIIKVGVGPGAMCTTRMMTGVGRPQFSAVLECAAEAKKYGKHVWADGGVRHPRDVAMALAAGASNVMIGSWFAGTYESPGDLQHDAQGRAYKESFGMASARAVRNRTSDESSYDRARKALFEEGISTSRMFLDPQRPGVEDLIDSIIAGVRSSCTYAGAGSLAEFEEKAVVGIQSAAGYAEGKPLHASWS, encoded by the coding sequence GTGCGTTTCCTCAATGACGTCAAGCCGCCGTACGACCTCACGTACGACGATGTGTTCATGGTGCCGAGCCGGTCGGCCGTCGGCTCCCGCCAGGCCGTGGACCTCTCCGCGCCCGACGGCACCGGTACGACGATCCCGCTGGTCGTCGCCAACATGACCGCGATCGCCGGCCGCCGCATGGCCGAGACCGTCGCCCGCCGGGGCGGCCTCGTCGTCATCCCCCAGGACATCCCGATCGAGGTCGTCACCGAGGTCATCTCCTGGGTCAAGGACCGCCACCTGGTCCTCGACACCCCGATCGTGCTGGAGCCGCACCAGACCGTCGCGGACGCCCTCGCCCTGCTGCCCAAGCGGGCGCACGAGGCCGGCGTCGTCGTCGACGAGCACCGCCGCCCCGTCGGCGTCGTCACCGACGCCGACCTCACCGGCGTCGACCGCTTCACCCAGCTCTCCGAGGTCATGTCCAAGGACCTGCTGCTGCTGGACGCGGACATCGACCCCCGCGAGGCGTTCCACACCCTCGACACCGCCAACCGCCGCTACGCCCCGGCCGTGGACGCGGACGGCAAGCTGGCCGGCATCCTCACCCGCAAGGGCGCCCTGCGGGCCACCCTGTACACCCCGGCCGTGGACGCGAACGGCAGGCTGCGCATCGCCGCCGCCGTCGGCATCAACGGCGACGTGGCCGGCAAGGCCAAGCAGCTCCTCGACGCGGGCGTCGACACCCTCGTCATCGACACCGCCCACGGGCACCAGGAGTCGATGATCTCCGCGATCAAGACCGTCCGGGCGCTCGACCCGCAGGTCCCGATCGTGGCCGGCAACATCGTCGCCGCCGAGGGCGTCAAGGACCTCATCGAGGCCGGCGCCGACATCATCAAGGTCGGCGTGGGCCCCGGCGCCATGTGCACCACCCGCATGATGACCGGTGTCGGCCGCCCGCAGTTCTCGGCCGTCCTGGAGTGCGCGGCCGAGGCGAAGAAGTACGGCAAGCACGTCTGGGCCGACGGTGGCGTCCGGCACCCGCGCGACGTCGCCATGGCGCTCGCCGCCGGCGCGTCCAACGTGATGATCGGCTCCTGGTTCGCCGGGACGTACGAGTCCCCCGGCGACCTCCAGCACGACGCGCAGGGCCGCGCCTACAAGGAGTCCTTCGGCATGGCGTCCGCCCGCGCGGTGCGCAACCGGACCTCCGACGAGTCGTCCTACGACCGGGCCCGCAAGGCGCTGTTCGAGGAGGGCATCTCCACCTCGCGGATGTTCCTGGACCCGCAGCGTCCGGGCGTCGAGGACCTGATCGACTCGATCATCGCCGGTGTGCGGTCCTCCTGCACCTACGCCGGTGCGGGGTCGCTCGCCGAGTTCGAGGAGAAGGCGGTCGTCGGCATCCAGTCCGCGGCCGGTTACGCCGAGGGCAAGCCGCTCCACGCGAGCTGGAGCTGA
- a CDS encoding barstar family protein, translated as MRLDDAVVLDLHGVTDKTAFMNRCVRTLPLPVWFGRNWDALADCLADMREPMAVVVTGWQAYAEAEPDDWAIAQEVFSAAARTSRLGLAVLLVLGGWEDRTSASAQGSDDPPAASPGPAVGE; from the coding sequence ATGAGACTCGATGACGCCGTCGTCCTCGACCTGCACGGGGTCACCGACAAGACGGCCTTCATGAACCGCTGCGTACGGACCCTCCCGCTGCCCGTCTGGTTCGGCCGGAACTGGGACGCGCTCGCCGACTGCCTCGCCGATATGCGCGAACCCATGGCGGTCGTCGTGACCGGCTGGCAGGCTTATGCCGAGGCCGAACCCGACGACTGGGCCATCGCGCAGGAGGTCTTCTCCGCGGCGGCCCGCACCAGCCGTCTGGGCCTCGCGGTCCTCCTCGTACTCGGTGGTTGGGAGGATCGCACAAGCGCCTCCGCGCAAGGCTCGGACGATCCGCCCGCAGCATCCCCCGGCCCCGCCGTGGGAGAATGA
- a CDS encoding ribonuclease domain-containing protein produces MIARCVRPVLALLAGLSLLLTGCSAGTGTSTATAAAPSATASRASGLPTVREAELPPEARHTLALIRAGGPYPYARDGAVFSNFERILPRRERGYYHEYTVRTPGERGRGARRIVTGGEGESYYTDDHYESFREVVADETR; encoded by the coding sequence ATGATCGCTCGCTGCGTCCGGCCGGTACTCGCCCTCTTGGCCGGGCTGTCGCTGCTCCTCACCGGCTGCTCCGCCGGGACGGGCACGTCCACCGCCACCGCCGCCGCCCCCTCCGCCACCGCCTCGCGCGCCTCGGGACTGCCCACCGTCCGCGAGGCGGAGCTGCCGCCGGAGGCCCGGCACACGCTCGCCCTGATCCGCGCCGGCGGTCCCTACCCGTACGCCAGGGACGGCGCCGTCTTCTCCAACTTCGAGCGGATCCTGCCGCGGCGCGAGCGCGGTTACTACCACGAGTACACGGTCCGCACCCCCGGCGAACGCGGCCGCGGGGCCCGCCGCATCGTCACCGGCGGGGAGGGGGAGTCGTACTACACGGACGACCACTACGAGAGCTTCCGGGAGGTGGTCGCGGATGAGACTCGATGA
- a CDS encoding sugar-binding domain-containing protein produces MNSSEEIAVAGMSAGRSALRMGPAELVQAAAMARRFYLEGKSKIQIAEEFGVSRFKVARVLETALERDLVRIEIRVPAELDAERSDALRARYGLRHAVVVESPAEDDESPDPENLGEVAADLLGELVTEGDVLGLAWGRSTIHMAAALDRLPPCTVVQLTGVYDAGTAERGSVEAVRRAAQVSGGEAHPIYAPMLLPDPATAAALRSQTGIARAFEYFDKVTVACVSIGSWEPGISTVHDMLSEEERAHYASLGVAAEMSAHLFDAEGRRVGRDLGERCITVEADRLRRIPEVVAIAGGQRKAAAIGAVLRSGLVTSLVTDRSAADYLLTEFSPAPRPALDRADPDTGTGGR; encoded by the coding sequence GTGAACAGCAGTGAGGAGATCGCGGTGGCGGGAATGTCGGCGGGACGATCAGCCCTGCGGATGGGCCCCGCGGAGCTGGTGCAGGCGGCGGCCATGGCCCGTCGCTTCTACCTGGAGGGGAAGTCCAAGATCCAGATCGCCGAGGAGTTCGGCGTGAGCCGCTTCAAGGTGGCCCGGGTCCTGGAGACCGCTCTGGAGCGGGATCTCGTACGCATCGAGATCCGGGTACCGGCCGAGCTGGACGCCGAACGCTCCGACGCGCTGCGCGCCCGTTACGGGCTCCGCCACGCCGTCGTGGTGGAGTCCCCGGCCGAGGACGACGAGTCGCCCGACCCCGAGAACCTGGGCGAGGTCGCCGCCGACCTGCTCGGCGAGCTGGTCACCGAGGGCGACGTCCTCGGCCTGGCCTGGGGCCGCTCGACCATCCACATGGCGGCCGCCCTCGACCGGCTGCCCCCGTGCACGGTCGTCCAGCTCACCGGCGTGTACGACGCCGGGACCGCCGAGCGCGGCTCGGTCGAGGCGGTCCGGCGCGCCGCCCAGGTCTCCGGCGGCGAGGCCCACCCCATCTACGCGCCCATGCTGCTGCCGGACCCGGCCACCGCCGCCGCCCTGCGCAGCCAGACCGGCATCGCCCGGGCCTTCGAGTACTTCGACAAGGTCACCGTCGCCTGCGTCTCCATCGGCTCCTGGGAGCCCGGCATCTCCACCGTGCACGACATGCTGTCGGAGGAGGAGCGCGCCCACTACGCCTCCCTGGGCGTGGCCGCCGAGATGTCCGCGCACCTCTTCGACGCCGAGGGCCGCCGGGTCGGCCGCGACCTGGGCGAGCGGTGCATCACCGTCGAGGCGGACCGGCTGCGCCGGATCCCCGAGGTCGTCGCCATCGCCGGCGGCCAGCGGAAGGCGGCGGCGATCGGCGCGGTGCTCCGCTCCGGCCTCGTCACCAGCCTGGTCACCGACCGCTCGGCGGCCGACTACCTGCTCACCGAGTTCAGCCCGGCCCCGCGCCCGGCGCTCGACCGGGCGGACCCGGACACGGGCACCGGCGGCCGCTGA
- the rpe gene encoding ribulose-phosphate 3-epimerase, whose translation MAQINPSILSADFARLADEAKAVDGADWLHVDVMDNHFVPNLTLGVPIVESLSRATDTPLDCHLMIEDPDRWAPQYVEAGAGSVTFHVEAAAAPVRLAREIRAKGARASMALKPATPIEPFEDLLPELDMLLIMTVEPGFGGQAFLDIMLPKIRRTRELIAKHGLELWLQVDGGVSESTIERCAEAGADVFVAGSAVYGAADPAAAVAALRARADAATAGAAWACGH comes from the coding sequence ATGGCGCAGATCAATCCCAGCATCCTCTCCGCAGACTTCGCCCGCCTCGCGGACGAGGCCAAGGCCGTCGACGGCGCCGACTGGCTGCACGTCGACGTCATGGACAACCACTTCGTGCCCAACCTGACGCTGGGCGTGCCGATCGTCGAGTCGCTGAGCCGGGCGACCGACACCCCCCTCGACTGCCACCTGATGATCGAGGACCCGGACCGCTGGGCGCCGCAGTACGTGGAGGCCGGGGCCGGCTCCGTCACCTTCCACGTGGAGGCCGCCGCGGCACCGGTCCGGCTCGCCCGGGAGATCCGCGCCAAGGGCGCCAGGGCCTCCATGGCGCTCAAGCCGGCCACCCCCATCGAGCCCTTCGAGGACCTGCTCCCCGAGCTCGACATGCTGCTCATCATGACCGTCGAGCCCGGCTTCGGCGGCCAGGCCTTCCTCGACATCATGCTGCCCAAGATCCGCCGCACCCGTGAGCTGATCGCCAAGCACGGTCTGGAGCTGTGGCTCCAGGTCGACGGCGGCGTCTCCGAGTCGACCATCGAGCGCTGCGCCGAGGCGGGCGCCGACGTCTTCGTGGCCGGCTCGGCGGTCTACGGGGCGGCCGACCCGGCCGCCGCGGTGGCCGCGCTGCGGGCCAGGGCGGACGCCGCCACGGCCGGTGCCGCCTGGGCATGTGGCCACTGA
- a CDS encoding RsmB/NOP family class I SAM-dependent RNA methyltransferase — protein MSEQARRRPPKPHRRPKKDPVRMLAFEVLRAVDERDAYANLVLPPLLRKAREKEGFEARDAALATELVYGTLRRQGTYDAIIAACVDRPLREVDPPVLDVLSLGAHQLLGTRIPPHAAVSATVELARAVLGEGRAKFVNAVLRKITRQDLDAWLAEVAPPYEKDAEDHLAVMHSHPRWVVSALWDALGGGRAGIEALLAADNERPEVTLVARPGRSTVEELAGAAETEPGRWSPYALRLTDGGEPGAIEAVRDGRAGVQDEGSQLVAIALANAPLDGPDTRWLDGCAGPGGKAALLGALAAERGAALLASEKQPHRARLVERALAGNPGPYQVIAADGTRPPWREGSFDRVLVDVPCSGLGALRRRPEARWRRRPEDLDGFGPLQRGLLTEALKAVRVGGVVGYATCSPHLAETRVVVDDVLKKLGGGELIDARPYFPGVDDLGDGPDVQLWPHLHGTDAMYLALIRRTA, from the coding sequence TTGAGCGAGCAGGCACGTCGCCGTCCCCCCAAGCCCCACCGCCGGCCCAAGAAGGACCCCGTGCGGATGCTCGCCTTCGAGGTGCTGCGGGCGGTCGACGAGCGGGACGCGTACGCCAACCTCGTCCTGCCGCCGCTGCTGCGCAAGGCGCGCGAGAAGGAGGGCTTCGAGGCGCGGGACGCGGCGCTCGCGACCGAGCTGGTCTACGGGACGCTGCGGCGCCAGGGGACGTACGACGCGATCATCGCGGCCTGCGTCGACCGGCCGCTGCGCGAGGTCGACCCGCCGGTGCTCGACGTGCTGTCGCTCGGCGCGCACCAGCTGCTCGGCACCCGGATCCCGCCGCACGCCGCCGTCTCCGCCACCGTCGAGCTGGCCCGGGCGGTGCTGGGCGAGGGCCGGGCGAAGTTCGTCAACGCCGTCCTGCGGAAGATCACGCGGCAGGACCTGGACGCCTGGCTGGCCGAGGTCGCCCCGCCGTACGAGAAGGACGCCGAGGACCACCTCGCCGTCATGCACTCCCACCCCCGCTGGGTGGTCTCCGCACTCTGGGACGCCCTCGGCGGCGGCCGCGCCGGCATCGAGGCGCTCCTGGCGGCCGACAACGAGCGGCCCGAGGTCACCCTGGTCGCCCGGCCCGGCCGGTCCACGGTCGAGGAGCTGGCCGGCGCGGCCGAGACCGAGCCGGGGCGCTGGTCGCCGTACGCCCTGCGGCTCACCGACGGCGGCGAGCCCGGCGCCATCGAGGCCGTCCGGGACGGCCGGGCCGGCGTCCAGGACGAGGGCAGCCAGCTCGTCGCGATCGCCCTGGCGAACGCGCCGCTGGACGGCCCCGACACCCGCTGGCTCGACGGCTGCGCGGGCCCCGGCGGCAAGGCCGCCCTGCTCGGCGCGCTGGCCGCCGAGCGCGGCGCCGCCCTGCTCGCCTCCGAGAAGCAGCCGCACCGCGCCCGGCTGGTCGAGCGCGCGCTGGCCGGCAACCCCGGCCCGTACCAGGTCATCGCCGCCGACGGCACCCGCCCGCCGTGGCGCGAGGGCTCCTTCGACCGGGTCCTCGTCGACGTGCCCTGCTCCGGGCTCGGCGCGCTGCGCCGCCGCCCCGAGGCCCGCTGGCGCCGCCGCCCCGAGGACCTCGACGGCTTCGGCCCGCTCCAGCGCGGACTGCTCACCGAGGCGCTGAAGGCCGTCAGGGTCGGCGGAGTCGTCGGTTACGCGACCTGCTCGCCGCACCTCGCCGAGACCCGGGTCGTCGTCGACGACGTCCTCAAGAAGCTCGGCGGCGGCGAGCTGATCGACGCCCGCCCGTACTTCCCCGGCGTCGACGACCTCGGAGACGGCCCCGACGTCCAGCTGTGGCCGCATCTGCACGGTACGGACGCCATGTATCTGGCACTGATCCGCCGGACCGCCTGA
- the fmt gene encoding methionyl-tRNA formyltransferase encodes MKLVFAGTPEVAVPALDALLASGRHEVAAVVTRPDAPAGRGRRLVASPVAQRAEEEGIEILRPAHPRDEDFLARLREIAPDCCPVVAYGALLPQKALDIPAHGWVNLHFSLLPAWRGAAPVQHALMAGDEVTGASTFQIEKGLDSGPVYGVITEEIRPTDTSGDLLTRLAFAGAGLLSATMDGIEDGTLKAVPQPADGITLAPKIEVEDAHVDFAAPALRVDRVIRGCTPAPGAWTLFRGERLKLIQAAPVPDRADLAPGELAAGKNNVFAGTGSYAVELLWVQPQGKKPMKAADWARGVRIAPGERLGA; translated from the coding sequence ATGAAGCTGGTCTTCGCAGGCACCCCCGAGGTCGCCGTCCCCGCCCTGGACGCCCTGCTCGCCTCCGGCCGCCACGAGGTCGCGGCCGTGGTCACCCGGCCGGACGCGCCCGCGGGCCGCGGCCGGCGCCTCGTCGCCAGCCCGGTCGCGCAGCGGGCCGAGGAGGAGGGCATCGAGATCCTGCGGCCGGCCCACCCGCGCGACGAGGACTTCCTCGCCCGGCTGCGCGAGATCGCCCCGGACTGCTGCCCGGTCGTCGCCTACGGCGCGCTGCTGCCGCAGAAGGCCCTCGACATCCCGGCGCACGGCTGGGTCAACCTGCACTTCTCGCTGCTGCCCGCCTGGCGCGGCGCGGCGCCGGTGCAGCACGCGCTGATGGCGGGCGACGAGGTGACCGGGGCGAGCACCTTCCAGATCGAGAAGGGCCTGGACTCCGGCCCGGTCTACGGCGTGATCACCGAGGAGATCCGCCCCACCGACACCAGCGGCGACCTCCTCACCCGGCTCGCCTTCGCGGGCGCCGGGCTGCTGTCGGCGACCATGGACGGCATCGAGGACGGCACGCTCAAGGCCGTCCCGCAGCCCGCCGACGGCATCACCCTCGCCCCGAAGATCGAGGTCGAGGACGCCCACGTCGACTTCGCCGCCCCCGCCCTCCGCGTCGACCGGGTGATCCGCGGCTGCACCCCGGCCCCCGGCGCCTGGACCCTGTTCCGCGGTGAGCGCCTGAAGCTGATCCAGGCCGCCCCCGTCCCCGACCGGGCCGACCTCGCCCCCGGCGAGCTGGCGGCCGGCAAGAACAACGTGTTCGCGGGCACCGGTTCGTACGCCGTCGAGCTCCTGTGGGTCCAGCCGCAGGGCAAGAAGCCCATGAAGGCCGCCGACTGGGCCCGCGGCGTCCGCATCGCCCCCGGCGAGCGCCTCGGCGCGTGA